The genomic stretch TTAGGAGAGGCTGCTTGAATAAACTGCTGCCATGCAGGTGCTTCTTCTAAGCGATCGCCCTGTGGTTGGAGGCCACAAGTGTAGACTTGGGCGGGGCTGCCTGTGGCATCAGCCGTGATATATAGTCTGCCTCCATCGGCTTTGAGAGCGGCGACACTCTCTTGCAAAATCATGGGCCAAAGCTCGGCTGGATCTTGAGCTGCACCAAAGAACTGACTGATGTAATGTACCAGGGCTTCTCGCTGAGCCTGCTGTTGCGCTTTAGCGATCAGGGCTATTTGGCTGAGGGCCACAGACACTTGACTAGCCCACAGTTGCACAGTCTGGAGTTCATGCTCAGAAAAGTGACGGGATTCACTGTGATGAATGGCTAAGAGTCCCCAGAACTGCTGCTGATGAAAAATGGGGACGCTGAGGGAGGACAACACACCCATCGACAGCAGGTATTGAATGTGACAGGGATCAACCGGGGCATAACGGATATCATCGTTGCCGTCAATTCCGGTTGAATTCAATACTTTGCGTTTGGAAGCAACATCTACAATCACCCGCTGACGCGCATTAATAAACAGTTCTCTGGCTCGTGGCGGAATGTCACTGGCGGGAAAGTGTAACCCCAACAGGGAAGGGAGACGGTCTAGCTGCACAGATTCAGCAATGACTGTGCCGCTGCAATCCGCCTCAAACCGATACAGTTTAACTCGGTCAACCTGCAAGAATGTGTGGACCTGTTCCACAATGGTGTTGAAGATTGCTTGCAGATCAAGAGAACCATTCAGAGGATTGGTAATCTGCTGTAGCAATAAGCCTTGTTGAATTAATTGTTGAACAACCATTGTGTTGCCCCTCCATTGCAGAGTTCCCTAATGGGAGCGTACCTACTTTCAGAGTGGTCTATCGAGTAGCATAGATAACAAGTAGGCAACAAAAGTATAGTGAAATTTTCATGAACTTGAGCTTAGATGGCAAGCTGACTGCAACCACTCAGCTTCATCAGGACTAAGCGTGGGCGCTAGTTTCTTTACCACTTGGGTGTGATAACGCTCTAGCCACTCTCTTTGTTGTGGGCTGAGGCGATCGCGATCGATCAAACGCTGGTCAAACGGAATGTAGGTCAGCGACTCGAACTCATACCAAGTGCCTTTGGGAGATGCACCGTTGTTCTCTGTCACGACTTCTTTGACCACATAAAGGTTTTCGATGCGGATGCCCCCCCACCCTGGCTCGTAATAACCAGGTTCGACACTCGTTACCATTCCTGGTTCTAGCGGTTCTTGGGCGCGCTTGTTAATGCCATTCGGCCCTTCATGCACATTCAGGAAGGCTCCCACGCCATGACCTGTCCCATGTCCGTAATCGAGTCCCGCTTGCCACATAGCAGAGCGCGCAATCCCGTCAAGTTGGCATCCGGGTGTGCCTTTGGGAAAGCGTTGCATGGCACAGTTGATATGGGCTTTCAGGACTTCGGTATAGCGAGCAATTTGCTCTGGGGTTGGTTCTCCTAACACAAAGGTGCGGGTGTCATCAGTGGTGCCAGAAAGAAATTGCGCCCCTGAATCGAGCAGTAATAGCTGACCTGATTGCAACTCTACATCGGGGCTAGGTGTGCCGTAGTGAACGATAGAACTGTTGGCTCCTGCACCGGAGATGGTATTGAAACTCAAGCCTTGGAAGCCTGGTTCCGCTTGGTAGAACTGGGCGATCGCCTCTGCCACATCAAACTCAGTCACGCGATCGCCTGCTGCCCAGCGGTCAGAAAACCATTTCCAAGCTCGAACCTTGGCCCGACTCGCTTTGAGGTTGGCTTGTTGCATCTGCTCGATTTCGATCGCATTTTTGCGAGCTTTCATCCCCTCCACCGGATTCGGCGCTTCTACGATCTGGGCTTTGCCAGCCTTGGAGCTTTCCTGAACTAGCTCGTAGGTGCCCATCGTGGTGTGTTTGGCATCGATCCAAACCCGCAACGGTCGGGGTTGATTCAGCAAAGACTGCAACGTCTCCGCGTACTGCTCGTAAGGCAGCAAAGTAATGTGAGGCTGGAGTGCTTGCTGGATCTCGGTATCAATTCGCTCCAGATTGGTAAACAGGAAGGCTTGGTCAGCGGTGACAATGGTGTAGGCAATAAACACCGGATTGTAGGGGACATCCCAGCCCCGCAGGTTCAACAACCACGCAATCTGATCCAGTTTAGTAATCGGCAGGATATCCGCTTGCGCCTTCTGCATGGCCTGTCTGACCCGCTCCAGCTTTTGCGTGACGGTTTCTCCGGTTAAGGCTTCTGGCACGGCAAACAACCGCGAGGCAGCGTAACTGGCAGGAGTTTGACCATCTGCCCAAGCTGCTGATTCTCGCACGCGATCGACTAAATTTTCGGGTAGGCTCACCAGCACCACCCCATCTGGAGCCAGCCGCTTTTGTAACTCGCGACACTGGTCAACCGCTACCGTAAAGGGGTCAACTCCTAAGCGAAAGGTTTGCTGGGCCGCGATCGCAGCTTGTCCTAGCGCTTCTAGGGTTTCGACTAAGGTTTTGTGGCCTTCCAAGCCCAACTTAGAAACTTGGATGGCTGCGAGATCCACCTGTAAATCGGCTTGTTCGTAGTAGCGAGAGTCTACAAACAACCAGCTTTGCTCGGTCCCTACCAGGAAGTCCCCTGCCGACCCTGTAAAGTCGCTGATCCAAGTCCGACGCTGTTTCGCTTCTGGCAAATACTCGTTCAAGTGCTCATCTGCCGAGGGAATTAGGTAGCCATCGAGTTGATAGGCGGCCATCCAAGCCCGCAAATCGGCTAATTTGGCTTCAGTCAGAGCTTGCTGAGCTTGTTGCTGGACGAGGTCTAGGGGTGACATAGACAAAACTTTGAGACGATAGAAAAGGCGAGGCAAGTGATAGCTCTATGGTACAGCCCTCGTCTCGTTTGCTGGACGGATGATCAGATGCAGCAAATTATCGAGCAGGCGATCGCGCTCCATTGGCACCAAATCACCGCTATGCATAAGTTCTTGCAGAATTACAAAATGTACGATCGTTCCGATAAAGGCACGAGCGGCCACTTCTGGATCGGGCAACTGGAGTTCTGGGCGAGAGGCGAGGTATTGGGTCAAAAGTTCAATCGTGGGCTTCTGGACATTTTGCACAAAGGCTCTGGCCAACCCTGGAAAGCGTCCCGACTCCCCAATAATTAAGCGGACAAAGGTTAACAGGTGCGGATCGGCGTGAATCTTATCGAGCATTTCCAGAGCAAAAGACCTAAGTACTAAGGCTGGATCGTCCTGGATGGCTTGCAGTTTTTCTGGATTAAACAGTTCTTTTTGGCAAGCTAAGCGTTGAATTAAAGCCGTGAATAAAGCTTCTTTATCTTGAAAATGGCTATACACCGTCGCTTTAGAAACGCCAGCCGCCGCTGCCACGCGATCCATGCTGGTTGCAGCGTAACCTTTGACCAAAAATTCTTGCATCGCTCCATCCAAAATGGCGGCGGTCTTCTCGGGGGATAGGTCACGGTTGGCACTTTTAGTTTTTCTCATGGTCAGGCTTCAAACGGGCTAACAGACATAGCACCCTAAATCAAATCAGATTGTTTGTTTTAAGCATACCTCTTGACGATACTAAACTGTTTAGTTTAGCTTGGTTTATAGAACTAAACAGTTTAGTTTAGGTGCAACTAATTTTTCTGGAGCTTGCTCATGTTGCCAAATGCGCCCGCTGACCTTTCTTCTCCTAAATCCCAACGCTGGACTCAGTTAGCGATCGCGGCTCTCTTTTGCGTCGGTGGTGTGTCTGCTTATCAGGTTTGGCAGCTCCAAGCTCCAGCCGCGCCAAAAGCTGAAGTTGCTGTAGTGACTGTGCCACGCATCAAGACGGTAACGGCCCTAGGGCGACTGGAACCGCAAGGAGAAGTGATTAAACTATCAGCCCCTACCTCTAATAACGGCAATCGAGTCGAGCAATTGCTGGTGAACGTCGGCGATCGCGTGCGGACAGGCCAAGTAATTGCGGTGTTAGACAGTCGCGATCGCTTACAAGCCGCTCTAGAACAAGCCCAAGCCGAGGTGGAAGTGGCTCAAGCACAGCTAGCGATCACCCAAGCGGGAGCTAAACAGGGAGAAATTTCAGCGCAGCAGGCAGAAATTGTCCGTCTGGAAGCGAAACGCCAGGGAGATGTTCAAGCTCAGAACGC from Trichocoleus desertorum ATA4-8-CV12 encodes the following:
- a CDS encoding TetR/AcrR family transcriptional regulator, whose product is MRKTKSANRDLSPEKTAAILDGAMQEFLVKGYAATSMDRVAAAAGVSKATVYSHFQDKEALFTALIQRLACQKELFNPEKLQAIQDDPALVLRSFALEMLDKIHADPHLLTFVRLIIGESGRFPGLARAFVQNVQKPTIELLTQYLASRPELQLPDPEVAARAFIGTIVHFVILQELMHSGDLVPMERDRLLDNLLHLIIRPANETRAVP
- a CDS encoding aminopeptidase P family protein; protein product: MSPLDLVQQQAQQALTEAKLADLRAWMAAYQLDGYLIPSADEHLNEYLPEAKQRRTWISDFTGSAGDFLVGTEQSWLFVDSRYYEQADLQVDLAAIQVSKLGLEGHKTLVETLEALGQAAIAAQQTFRLGVDPFTVAVDQCRELQKRLAPDGVVLVSLPENLVDRVRESAAWADGQTPASYAASRLFAVPEALTGETVTQKLERVRQAMQKAQADILPITKLDQIAWLLNLRGWDVPYNPVFIAYTIVTADQAFLFTNLERIDTEIQQALQPHITLLPYEQYAETLQSLLNQPRPLRVWIDAKHTTMGTYELVQESSKAGKAQIVEAPNPVEGMKARKNAIEIEQMQQANLKASRAKVRAWKWFSDRWAAGDRVTEFDVAEAIAQFYQAEPGFQGLSFNTISGAGANSSIVHYGTPSPDVELQSGQLLLLDSGAQFLSGTTDDTRTFVLGEPTPEQIARYTEVLKAHINCAMQRFPKGTPGCQLDGIARSAMWQAGLDYGHGTGHGVGAFLNVHEGPNGINKRAQEPLEPGMVTSVEPGYYEPGWGGIRIENLYVVKEVVTENNGASPKGTWYEFESLTYIPFDQRLIDRDRLSPQQREWLERYHTQVVKKLAPTLSPDEAEWLQSACHLSSSS